TTTAACTTTGTCTTCTTCCTGTTCCTAGCAAGCTGCTCTTCAAACTTATCTGCTAGCTGTTCGATATCACTATCTATATCAAATGGAATACATTGAACCTGCAGATAGAATGAAGAAAAGACTTGCACAATCAACCTGGCATGTGAAAGTCCTTATTGCCAGAAAGATCACTACAACATAATCCAGATTTACAGATGAAAGTAAGAGTCGAAAAAATTTTGTGAGGAAAAATGTATGAACAGGCAAAGGGGTGTCCTCGAGAAATTCTCACAGCAGTATCTTCATCATATACACGGACCATTAATTTTGTACTTGAACACTTTTCTAATTGCTTTCATAGCTTCAGTTTTACCAAATCTCAATGAGAGAGAAGTAATTTTGGTTGAGGGGGGATTCAGACCCAAAAATAAGAGAACGGAGACATGATTCATACTAACGAACAAAATTTGGTAAACATGTTTGTACTTAATAGGACTCTTGTTTGGAATTTGGTATGGCCTTATAGTAGTCGTTACATTTTGTCATAGTTCGTTCAATTTCAGAGACACCAGAAGTTTCTGTTTATGAAGGCAAAACAAAGTGAAACTCTTTCTAGCTTCGACTACTATTTCTGGGCTGCATCTATTCTTTCAGCATACAGTTTCCAGATCCTCAATGAGAGAATAGTGATATAAACTATCAAGCTACGAGTTCTCAATGCCAGGGCCAACTGTCAGGAAGTCACCATAAGTCCCAGTTTCCGAGCTGACatctgaaaaagaagaaatctcAAATTGAGAGACGCCAAAAGTCCTATACATGAGCTACGATTAGTAGACACAACATAATGGGCAAACAATAAGGGTGAAATGCATGTTGTGTCTGAATAGACATAGAATAACATGTATACAGAATTACTTCCAAGTCATTTTCTTGCTGTTCCAATGTGGTACTCCCCCTGTTGGGAACCCTTCTTAGTATTTGTTTTTGCATATTCGACAACTTAAAACATcactgaaatgaaatttcaattaTCTGGTTCTTAATTCTTAAGATTACCCAAGGTATAAGTAGTTTCATATTCTAACATTCAATTCATAGTAAAAGTCTCTTTTCCATATATGGCTCACAACAGCCACTAAAAAGAGAAGAGCTAGCTCCTCATATGCATTCTCAGACAAGAGGGCTGGGAGTAGAAACTATTCAAACATGTAGCACAAGTTGGTTTCTGTTTGGAATGAGGACACAACAACACAACACAGAGATTCTACATAAGCTAAGAAGGTCCCATGCTAAAAccattggaagaaaaaaaaaaaaaaaaaaaaaaagcagacgAAAAATGAAGAGATAACAAGAATCACTGCATATTTCGATATTATTTGAAAAATGAATAAGAGATCAAAAGTCAGAAACAAAGAGATCCATTGGTTCATTCATCTAAAATATAGAGTTATACATACACTCAATTGTATCTTGCCATAATACCCTTGACCAAATCCAATATACGAAAATAGTCATAAACAAGAGAAGACTCTTTACCCTGGAGCCCATCCAGTTACATGATTGTGATCCTGATTCCTGACTACCCAGAAAGGAACCAATATATTTTTGGGATGCGTTGAAGATGAATTCACAGTGTTGACCCTAAATGAAATTGTTCTAGTTATACTTCTGGAGTTTGGTTTGGAGCTAAAGATATGCATATACCTAAAGCAAGTAAATAGCAGTTTACAGAATATCAACACAATAAGAATTAAAGCATAGAGATAAATCTGTACATGAgaattctcaaaaaaataaagttATACCGCATCTTTCTATTGCCACTGATGCCTCCAATTCATTGTACCCCATTTTAACCAAGGACATAAGTTTTCTCTCCGCCTCAGATGTAGGATCGATGGTTACCTGCAAAAATAGTTGATTAATTTTCTGTGAAGTCCACATATGTAACATGGAAGTGAAGTGGCATTGCCATGACCCAATAATCCCATGTAAATTGATGTACTAGCCTATAGAATGATGAGGAAATTCCATCAATATTGCAAAACAATATAATATCATGTGGCGTGGCGTGGAGGATAGAGATTCTTATCAAAAAGGGCCAATGGAATCTACAGTATTCAAGACATTAACTACCTCATCATCAGAGCTATCGAGATCTGAAAAACCATCTAGAAAGCTCCCATCATAATCTGAAGAAAAGAGATCTGAGTCAATTTGTTGCTGTTCTTGAGGAGACCACTGTTCTGGAGGAGACTGCAGCTCTGGCAGAGAATGTTGCTCCGGAGGACTACTTTCAAGAGCCTGCAAAACAATAGCAAGAAAGCAGAAGAATGTaaaatcttctttctttttattgcaAGTCATCAACAACTTATATTCTTCAAGTATGGGAAGACGAGACCTGGTGTACCTGGGACCAACTCATCTTGCAAAAACAACCATGAAATGACAGATGAATCTGAACAATTGGTTAACAATGTAACAAAATAGCAATTGATTATGCACTCACAAGACAATGTAATTTGAACACCATTTCTTAATTTAGAAATCTTAACCAGGAATTTTGACGCGTCtgatgttctttttttttttcctcttatcCTCATCAATTTCATTTTGAATTTACAAGGATAGGTAGGAAAGATGGAAGATGGGCACAATGCTGGACACTAAAGCAAAAGCAAGAGTAGTGCTTCCATGTAGTGGAAATGTAAACATATGGATTATAAGATTTTTATAGAAGACAATATCAACATGTGCATGACAAACAATTAAAGCGAAACAATTAGTGATACAATATGAAAATTATGCTTATGCTTAAATGATGTAGAAATATACGACGCAGACAACCAGAGACacctgttaaaaaaaaaaaaaaaagactagctAAGCTAAGTACCAAAAGGCTGACTAAAACAATCATGCATGATTATTATTCCTGGATAGGCATTACTATGTAATACAGCTTTGACAATGAATGAATACAAAATACATGGTTATACTCCCCAGATTAATATCAACTGACCTACTCCAATATACCATAGGCAAACACAAAAATGTGAATACCTACATTCATGAACGCGCATTACATGCAAGTTAAGTTTGACAGAAGCTAAAACTATAATTATGTAACAACACATCAGACACAACCAAGCTCACTTTTTGAAGTTATCTTCTTCAAAAAAAGCATTGGCAAATGAAGTCCAGTTAATATTCACGTTATATAAGAGGAGGGTTTCAAGAATTGCATCTGCATCTTCAAGTCCTGGATATTCCATCAAACCAGTGTGTTAAATAGGAACAGGGTTAAACTGAAGTATTCCAAGTAGAAACTTGCACTGGAATGAAAGAGGATGATAGTGTGCTCAGGGAAACCAAATTAGTCAAACACAATTAGATGAACAGCAACACGGCACTGTACAAACAATGATGGGAAAAAGAAAGTAATCATTATGAATTCCATAGGGGGCTAAAGTTTGGTTAGGTACAATAGAATGCAATACTTCTAGTTCAACTTGGGATCCAACCTTCCCGTACCTTAATTCCACTGATGCAGTCTCAGGCTAAACTTTGAACCATATCATGAGATTATAGGATGCCAGTGTGAATTTTGAAATCTTTCAGCTAAAACCGAAAAGGTGGATAACTAAATTTTCTGCAAGCAAAAGCACTAAAACATACATCTTTGATATTTGAGATATTCAATCACTGCTTTTCagggaaattaaaagaaaaaaaaaagccaataaTCTACAGATAAGAAACTTCGTTAGGACACCTAATGAGCCATAGTCAAGTCCAATTCTGTTACTTGTACCTTGGAATGCTCAAATATCtataaaaaacagaagaaacctGAATATCATCCATATGCATTTTTACTAGTTAATTAGATGCAGAGTTTTCAAGAATATCCAGTGAAGAAACACTTTGCACAGTTGATAACGTACAAAGCAAGCCAGTGTTTCATCTGCCCCAATGAACTTATTTATCACGTAATAGATTCATATCATCAATCTCCAAAGAAATATGAATCTGTGCGTCAGATATAAGGTTTACCTCCCCAGAGCCTGGATTAGCTGAAGAAGATAAAGTGAAGTTTTCAATCTCAAGCTCATCATCAGTATCCCAGTCAACATCATCACCATCTACCCGAGATGTATTCCCATCCTTAACAGGATATGTAAACATAAATGAGAAATAAAGAAGTACATGAACTTGCAAATACTATAATTTTTACATACACAAAGCTCAAAAATTTAGTCCAATGAGGGTTCACTCAAGCATTATAACCAGAGTGAACCGGCAATACAATTAACAAATATAGCTAGGCAGACCTTATACCAAAGAGCCAAAGAAACGCTACCTCCAGTCCACATTCAGAAGAAAAGGcaatttaaatttaaaagatACCAAAGGCAACAAGGGCCACAACAATGCCTACTATGAAATCTCCCTGCAATCACTGCCTACCCACCTTCACCCTAAAAGTCCTGGTTTTCATTACATTCAATCAACCTCAAAAATTGCCAACACTCTACAATTTCACAAAACGTTGTCATTAAGCATGTCATTGCCGCAACTCCACAAACTAATcatttattttagtttcttattACTATTAGAATATCCTTTAATCACAACAATATAGTAAATTTCAAATTGAAGAGTGGGCACCTAAATATTAACCAGGGACTAAAAGAAATGAATGAATACAAGAACTTGAACAAAAAACATGTACCATTTCTCCATACGTATGTTCAGCCCAGTGCAAAAGTTTCCAAGCTGTCCAAGTTAAACACAAAATGAATAAGTACCATAATAAAGAAAAACTTTAACTGTTAAAAGCAAGaaataatttaattccttgactTGCATAAAATACTTTTGATACCAGGATTACAGAATTTTTTTGCAACTATGTAAAAGATATTCTTGAAGATTTAAGGTCTGGTAAAAGTTGTTGAGCCCTGGAAAAATGACTAAACTATGCTATTTTGGCTGTGGCATACAGATTTTATCATATGGAGATTGATGATGCAAACTTGCATGCGTGAAGATTTATCTGATGCCAGAATGAATATCAAGCCAGCTACAGAACTATCCCTAGCTAGCAGTGTCACTGCAGAGATTTTTCAATAATTATCATAGTGTTAATAAAGGAACgataaataattataaacacaTTACATTACAAGTACAAGTTCATATAACATAACAATTCCTCAATTAGAAAGTTGTACTAGAGAGTAGAGACAGAGTAGCATAAAATTCATAATGAGTCGGTTCATTGATTGCAGAGATACCGTCACAGGAAAACATACTGTGTCTATGGTTCACGGCAAACCAGTAAGATTATTTAAACATAAATTTATATTCTTATTGTATCTTGAATCACTCTAAAATACATGCAACGTGTTGTTTAAAAAATCTATAACTGAAATTGTGAGCATCTGAATTCACTATCACCATGACCATCGTATCTTGCAAGAGTATAAACACTGAAATTATCTGGAAGCTACCATGCTTAAGGGagtttacttttacaaatagtAGACAATTATATGCATGAATAATCCATGGAGTTTATCAACTATGTCCAAATACTGTGTAAGGTAAAGGGAAACAGTAATATACGAAATTGCTCCCGGCAGACAAGCTCTGGCAGATTGCCAAATTTCCTTTATAGTTTGGTATATGTTAAGTTATGAACTCCATGACTGGAAGTCTGGAACCCAACATGAAGTTAGTGCAGTTGGATTCATCACTAGTTGAAATGCACTCATAAATGACTTTACCTTCTACCCCAAACAGTAAACAAGTTGGATTAACATCACAAATAACCCAATTGTGAAACATGATAATGTATACCTTGAACAGAATGATACAAATAAAGTGACTATAATATGATAATGTATGAAATCCAAGCAGTATTATAGGACTATTGTATGAGTACTCGACTTGATGATGAAATGACACAACAGCAGCATGAAATGAGCAATTAGGCAGCCCTATTATGAAGGGGAGCCGTCTGTTGAAAACAAACTCAAGCATCCGACACAGAGGGCATACATTTTCGTAAGTGTAACATCCATATTGAAAAAGTAGACATTTGTGTTGTATACATATCCTTGGAAACTTATTCATATTGTTTAACATAAATTATCAAACTTTTTGGATTTCAATTCCCCCTTTAGCCTCCTTCTCTTCGatttcagacaaaaaaaaaaaccactggTCTCACCTTATTACAATACAGAGAGGCAATAATATCGGTTTATTGTAAAACTAACTACAGAGAGGCAATTCATTTTATTGTAAAACTACTTCAATAATATCGGCTATGCAAGTAAGATTATAGTGTCACTTGAAAATAACTTGGGGAGTCCACTAATATTAGgcaaaatatcaaaactagagTGATCTGGAATCACCTTACTGTAAAAGATGACGGCAAGAGAGCTCCAGAAAGTAATTTCTGCAGAAATTCAAATGAGAGAAGAGGAGGCATTGTCCATTCATGATCTGCACCTCATTTCGAGCCATGGGATCAGAAAGTCCTTAATTGTGGTCTTTCAGAGTGGCCAGTGGTGGATCACTGGATCCCCTATATTTCTGCCAGTCCTACAATTCTTCAAGCATGCAAGTTGTGCTGCCAGTGCCACTGGTTTCCCCTGCAACTGGACTGTCAAAACCAATCAATATATCCGCATAAGGAGACATCCTACTGCTTGATTGAGTGTTTGTTTGGTTCAACTCTTGCACTTCTTGCTCATATATCAGACGGACTCCACACTCCTTCACCTTCAGACCCGGCCATCTGGTTTCAAATGAGAACTCAAGCTGACTGCAACTGTTATGCCACCACTCTGTACCAAAGTATTTATCACAAGATACATAGAATAGCCACAGGTGATCTGATTCAACCTGGCAAAATTCTTCACTGAAGCGAAATGCAGGCTGTCTGCCATACACTTCCAATTCTTTTCCATCGAGCTTCAGGCAACATAGAAGATGATGTGTTGCATTAAAAGTCTTGAATTCATCTATATAAAGCTTATCCACCGGATGGTGCTCATGGAGTACAAAAACAGCACACAAAGCAAATCCCAAAAACCGACTGTTATTCCAATGTACAGGTAGAGATACACTTAATGAACACCCAACACTCTGATGGCTAAACCACTCAGGAATATTACTTCCAGGAATTACAATTTGAAAAGTTTCCCTCTTATTAGAGATTCCCTGTGCAAGAAGAGATAGGTTGTTAGCTGATTAATGTCTATAAGTATATGAgcagaaacacacacacacttggAGAGGGAGTACCTGATACATGAATATCTTCAGCATTTCAAATGCTATGTTATTGCATCCTTCATTCCCATTTAGATTGAAgcaattgatgaaattgaaaaatgatttGTTTAATCTGTTCAAATTTGATGCATCAAACAAGTATTTCAGTGAAGTACAACCATCTGCCCTTAAATCTAGTCTACTATTTGATGGAAGGTCTGACAACTCTTGAAGTCTCTTGCAATTCTCCAAGTTAAATTTCTCAAGCTTAGAAAGCAATCGAATGCCTAAAGGAACGCGAACAAAATTGTTTCCACTTAGATTCAAGGTCACCAACGAGGGAAAGTAACCGAGTTCGTTGGCAAATGCTCCTTCACCAAGATTGCAATTACTCAGGTTCAGATACATTAAATTACACAGACCAGAAATAGGCAAGCGGAAACTCGTTGGCTCTGTATTAACTTTTTGAGATATAGGCAAGCCAAAACTCATTGGCTCTGTTTTCACTTTTTGCACCAATCCAGAAGGCAAGAACTTATTTAAAGATCCCCAAACCACTTTGCATCCATGAAAGATTGAACCTCCCACATATTTTATGCGATCATGGGTAGATGACATTTCTATTGCAGACCCACTATTCACGTCAGTTTCCTCAAAACagtccaccccccccccccccccacacacacacacacacacttaccaGAAGTTTGCCGAGTTTCAAGCATCCAGAAAGATTAAGATTTTCAACAGACTTCAATTTATTGATGGTCCTTGGAAGACAAACAAGATTTCTGCAGTTGCTTAGATTCAATGTCACAAGGCCAGTCAGCCGTTCAATTGAAACAGGCAGTTCCTCAATGGCAGTCTCATCAAGACAAAGCACCAACAAACGTTCCATATTTCCAACAAACTCGGGAATCTTCTTAACTTTTGAGCAGTTAGAAAGAATTAATGTTTCAAGAGATTCCATTTCAATTCTACTTGGCAGACTCTTCAGACTCTTGCAGTCTTTAAGATTCAGGACAATAAGCTTTTTGAGAAATCCAAGGGATTGATGGATTCTTACCAAATGAAAACATCCTTCAAGATCTAAAGTCTCAAGATTCTGAACACCTGTGAGGTCGGGGGTCTCCACAATTTTTTGAGAATGGCAGAGTTTGATGAACTTCAACTTGTCAAAATTCTGCTCATAAAATCGAAACAGTGAGCCACCACACAGAACAAATAATTTGCTTCATAGAGATAAACAAGTAGTCTATTAACTAATAGCCATACCTTCGTTCCCTTCCAAAGCTGTTTAACGTTGCTGTGGCACAAGTTAAGTTCAATAAGTTTGTCTGCTTCAAAAAGTTTTGGGAGAGATCTTAAGGGATACCCAGTCCATTTGAGGAGTCTCAAGGAATTAGAAAGACAAGTGAGGCCTTTGGGAAGGTCCACATTACGAATATGGAGAAGACCAAGTTGAGACAAATTTGAAAAGGCTTCTGGCTTCCAATGAGCAACTTGTAGTTTAGTCAACTCCATTACCATGCCTTGGATTGAATCTGTTCCCTGATAATGAAAAACAAGAATAATAACTCAAGTGCAGAACACAAAGAATACCAAGACCTAAACAGATTACAAGTAAATCTgccttatttctttttttacacaataattGAAGTGAAGAACACAAATAATAATACGCTtagcttctttttttcattatcAACCTCTTACGTCATTTTTCTTCAGCACATTGTTGATGTCGTCATGAGACCATAATCTACTACGTTTGCCTGGCTCATCAGGAGACTGCTCACGAACAATTTCCCAGCCCATTTCTTGTAGCAAATCATGCATCGACAAATTGTTGTTGGAGATAGTTATGAGAGATCAATCAGCGAGAACATCTAAACCAATGACAGGTTGTAGCTGGCAATAGTCTAGTATTTGTGTCACACGATCCTTATCCTTCCCCTTGTAAAAGCAAGCAATATGTAggaatatttctttctcttttttatgcAGGTCATCAAAACTAATCCGAAGCACGTCAATAATGCGTTTATCTGGTGTGCTTCTCAGCCTATCTATTGCACTTGCCCATTTATCAGCCCCTCTACCAGACAGAAAAGAACCTAAAACCACGAGAGCCAACGGAAGCCCCTGAGCATACCCTAAAATATCGTAGCACAGATCCAAATAATCTTCTGGTGGGGGACATTTCTTAAAAgccttcaaactcaaaagttgaAGTGCTTCACCACAGTTTAACTCGTTAACTTTGTATGTAGCATCAACATCATGTGCCTTTAACAACTGAACATCTGTGGTGGTTATGATAATTCTAGTCCCTGGACCAAACCAGCTGCGACTTCCAGCCAATTTCTCTAATTGTGTCAACTGATCCACATCATCAATAACAACAAGCACCTTTTTTCTACACAACCGCCTTTGTATCATAGCAGCTCCTATGTATTCATCCcctatattttcaatttttgtcaTCAGGATTCTGGAAAGAAGTTTTTCTTGTAGAGAAACTAGGCCATTGTTTTTAGACATTTCTCTAACATTGGAAAGAAAGCAGGTTCGGTCATAATCCAGACAAATTTGATCATGGATAGCTCGAGCAAGCGTTGTCTTTCCTATGCCCCGCATGCCATGGATCCCTATAAAACGCACCCCAACAAGCTGCGAATATATGTAATTGCTTAATAAATCATCAACGCGGGAACCCATTCCTATGAAGCCCTTGTCAACACTTGAAGATGTATACGCGGACTTCTTTAGTATATGATTAACAATTTCATCAATTTGTTTTGCTTCGTATATGAGAAAATTTAGATAAAATTAGAAACTTAGCAATGCAACATAACTGGCAAAATCAATATTAGCATTTGGCAACATTAAGTAAATGCAAAATGCTAATCCATTGAGTCTCTCAAATTTACTGATGTTCATTACTCTCCATTCGTATCCATCCCTCAATCAGAAAGATCATTCTTAAATCATAAAGAATAGTTCATTCTAAAAAGAAGAGATTATCCTGCTCTCAAAAGGATGGGATTGAATATGTATATCTACTTTAGCAAGGAAACACATTAAGGTGTGAGTAGTATGGAGGAAGGAGACTTACCGATAATTCCTGGCATCCCAGCCAGAAAGATTGGCGACCTCAGCCAAAGCAGCTCTCCACGCATTGCGTCTGCCCATAAACTTCTTCATGTTCCCTTACTTCCACATCTACTTGGGTTTTCCTTTTGAGCTCAAAATGTCCCCTTTGGTGCCGCACATCAGAAGGATCCACCCAGTAGAAGACGGGGAGGACTTGTTGGCCCATCTCTTTCATGCATTGAATAATCTTGAcgagttcatccaagcaccatgaCGAACAAGCATAGTTGAGTGAGAGAATGACAATCGCATATCTAGAGTCCTCAATTTCAGCTAAAAGTTCAGGGCTAATGGATTTTCCTTTCTCAAGCTCTGCGTCATCCATAAAGGTCAGAATTCCTTTCCCATTTAGTGCAGTATACAGATCATTGGTAAAACCATAGCGGGTATCTTCCCCCCCTGAAACTTAGAAACACATCGTATTTCCATTGACAACGACGAGAAGATGTTGACGCCATCGATCTCCTTCGGAAGTGAATCAGAGTCGCCTGTTGTTGACGGAATTGAATCAGAGTAGCATAGCCGCTTAAAAGGCCCGACTTGATTCCACTTTCCAGCTAAAAACGCCTGACATTCTACTCAGATGGAATTTCTATTGTGCAACTGACCggagaatttatgctcaacgacccttagatttacatccaagggtgaaaacaaaacacttcaacttaataataattctctctgcccttagatttacatccaaaggtggttgagcattattttcttgatcAGCAACTGACTAGGACCactaggtgaacattttcgtctATTGTGCAGTGCGAGTAGTGTTCAGAAAATGCAGCGCACGTGAGATGTTAAAAAACTGGAGACAAGCGTTTGATTATGATCAAGCGGCTGTGAATCGATTACCGGCTGAAGCCTTAGCCAGGAAACCGATCGTATGGCAGGGTGACGTGAAGCGTGCGAGTTGGAGGGATGAATATTGAAAGGGAGACGCAGGAGATTGTTCGATAAAAATGATGAAGCTTCTCCATTGATTCTGATCACTTTCTTGTCTTCTGATTCTGCAGCATTGAAAAAGCGGTGGAGCTGGACTACCATTGGGCGGAGTTCGCTGATCCGGTACCACGTTCAGGTGACTGATTGATTGGTTTTCCTCAGAAACCCAGTTAGGGATTTTGACTAGTATTCCAATGGGTCATTGACCATTGATGGTCTTGCAGGTGACGATGAAAAACCCACACATTGTGCTGCTTTCGGCTTCGCTGCCGGCCCAACCTCCGGAAACTGTGTTCTTGAGTGGGCTTCCTGCTGGGGCTATAGAGGCTATAAAGGCTGCGTATCGATCAGTATTGCAGATTCTTGACCCTTAATCTTACATTGAAGCTCAATCTCTCTAAACTTCCTACAGATGAGGGTTCAACGAGTTCCTTTTCTAACGTCAGTCATTATAAGGTTGCTATATTGCCATGAATATGCTGAAACATTTTAGGACAGTGTCAAAGTCAGTGAATGCAATCAACATTTCTCGCTTGTTATGGATATGAGTATATTGGGTAGAATGATGAATCTTTCGGAGAGGTTTTCTTGAACTGTGTTTGGTAGTGTTGTTGAGCTTTTTGGATTGCTTGTTTCTCGTATAAAACCCACCTAGTTCTTTCTCGTTATTTGGATTGGTTTAGATGATCGTTTAGTGGATTATAGTCTTTTAGGCGTCCCTTTCTTATCCATGTTCCAGATTATGTATTTTTCGgtttgattttgtattttggCTGAGTTTCTAATATTTTGTCTTGTCATgtttttgtttgatgttgatgaTGGGTAGAGTACAAACATGCTCTTTTGGTAAAGATTGCATCTGTAAGGGAAGTGGTGCTAGGAGCTCCATTGAGAGTAATTCTGAAGCAGCCTGCTTTGAGGACTTTTGCTTCCGATGTTGATCCACTTGTTGCTCTTGTGCATCGGCCAAAGGAATCCTTTTTCCTTATTCCTCAGGTAAAGTTACATATTATGATGAATCCTATCTGTTTTCTGTATTCTCTAGTTTAGCTACTTAGGAGGACAATACTTGAAAAAATTGGTGGTAAATTTTTATAATTGCCTGATTGTTCTATTTTATCCATTCTGGGTGACCTGTACTCATTAATGGTTTAGGTTTTCTTCTGGTTTCTATAAGTTTACCAGTTCTGCAATTGTATGTGTTGTTGCAATTCTATAAGTTCATCAGTTACCACTTCTTCT
This portion of the Rosa chinensis cultivar Old Blush chromosome 1, RchiOBHm-V2, whole genome shotgun sequence genome encodes:
- the LOC112202845 gene encoding disease resistance-like protein DSC1, with amino-acid sequence MGWEIVREQSPDEPGKRSRLWSHDDINNVLKKNDGTDSIQGMVMELTKLQVAHWKPEAFSNLSQLGLLHIRNVDLPKGLTCLSNSLRLLKWTGYPLRSLPKLFEADKLIELNLCHSNVKQLWKGTKNFDKLKFIKLCHSQKIVETPDLTGVQNLETLDLEGCFHLVRIHQSLGFLKKLIVLNLKDCKSLKSLPSRIEMESLETLILSNCSKVKKIPEFVGNMERLLVLCLDETAIEELPVSIERLTGLVTLNLSNCRNLVCLPRTINKLKSVENLNLSGCLKLGKLLFLPSGLVQKVKTEPMSFGLPISQKVNTEPTSFRLPISGLCNLMYLNLSNCNLGEGAFANELGYFPSLVTLNLSGNNFVRVPLGIRLLSKLEKFNLENCKRLQELSDLPSNSRLDLRADGCTSLKYLFDASNLNRLNKSFFNFINCFNLNGNEGCNNIAFEMLKIFMYQGISNKRETFQIVIPGSNIPEWFSHQSVGCSLSVSLPVHWNNSRFLGFALCAVFVLHEHHPVDKLYIDEFKTFNATHHLLCCLKLDGKELEVYGRQPAFRFSEEFCQVESDHLWLFYVSCDKYFGTEWWHNSCSQLEFSFETRWPGLKVKECGVRLIYEQEVQELNQTNTQSSSRMSPYADILIGFDSPVAGETSGTGSTTCMLEEL
- the LOC112202855 gene encoding disease resistance protein RUN1-like; the protein is MGSRVDDLLSNYIYSQLVGVRFIGIHGMRGIGKTTLARAIHDQICLDYDRTCFLSNVREMSKNNGLVSLQEKLLSRILMTKIENIGDEYIGAAMIQRRLCRKKVLVVIDDVDQLTQLEKLAGSRSWFGPGTRIIITTTDVQLLKAHDVDATYKVNELNCGEALQLLSLKAFKKCPPPEDYLDLCYDILGYAQGLPLALVVLGSFLSGRGADKWASAIDRLRSTPDKRIIDVLRISFDDLHKKEKEIFLHIACFYKGKDKDRVTQILDYCQLQPVIGLDVLAD